taaattttgtcaaGAACCCTGCGGCAGAGCTCGGTTCTGCCTGAGTTACGCAATTGTGGTTATGCTCGGAAAATATTATCAATACTTTGTTATTTGCGCAATATCTAAACATTATTCAACGAAGTAGTTTAACTAGCTTACCaattttcgttgttgtttttacttttttttctaaattaataaCAGATGAAAGAGGCCGCATGCCCTCAAGGTATTCACTGATTAACAACCCTTCCAAGGATTGTGCAGCATATGACTTCCTAGATGCTTTCTAAGCAATCACGCGAATTTTACACAACAAAACACCGAGACCTTCAAAGGAACTAAGCGGAAGGCGGCACTGAggagcaaatacaaaaaatgcctCTTCCGCAaagttaatttgtttgtttacttaaatTTCGCTCCAAAATATCTACGCCATGTAGCGGTATAAACCTAAACTATAGTGTGAAAAAAtcacataaacaacaacaatgggaGAGAAAAGTAGATGGAAGAAAAGTGCGTCCGGAATACCGAGCGCAAAAATGCATAAACCGTAAAATGGATTAAATTTCGTTTAAAAtgcaaattgaaaaagaaaagcaaagtgACAAGGTGCTACGCAAGGCTATGCAAGGGCGGAAGAAAGGGCAGATTCGAGAGGTAGCACGACGCTGCTGCAGGAAAACATCAGAAGTTTACAAAAAACACCTCATCAAAACatcaaagaaaatcaatttcttgttttctgttttcttaTGGCACTTTTTTCTCAGCTCAACGCAAGTAAATGACTGAATGAGTAGGAAGTGCGTACAGTATAAATGAGATTTGAAGGGAAGATAAAATGGATAAAGTGCTTTTTGATAAGATGTTGGCAACACCTTATGAAATGGTTTTAGGGCCACTCCACGGTTGGTGCGGAACAAATCGTACGcatttctgaatttttcgtACTCGTTGAAGAATATAACGAACAgtcatcataaaaaaatataatctggatttttatacaaaacatgtttctttttttgtcacatattcatataattttagcaaacacaaaagaaattgtCTATGTGCATGGGACAGCTTTCctcaaaatgttacaaaaaataattaaaacgagTGTCCTGAAGTGGTAGCGAGTTTGGAGAGATGACAACCATTATGGGTAGAACTTCTGCAAATCCAGCCGAATTTAGGTAGGTAGGAGGATAAGAAGTGGGTgcagtaccagtctggcactccccaagtagcactaaagcgccgttttgacacCCTATTTTAAACCTCCAATGGGCAGCTAACTACATCCAAACAGAATTGTTGCTGTattggagaaggttgatgggatgtAAATTGGATCACTgacccaggctgtcgaagaaaggagcgcccagtgaccttacttgtctagctgccaaacccggtcATTTACAGGAAAAGTGCTTAACAATCTCCTTCTCTAAAAGGTTTCCACAGCTTCGGCAATGGGGACTAAATgctaaacctagcttttctgcctatgtgccgatcgtccgatgaccggtaaacacagctactagGCAGGAAATTTAGTGGCCTGGAGTACGCAAGACTTTCCGAGTTCTGCGTCTACTGTACTGAAgccaaaaggttttcgaaatagcacactaAGAAATGGAGCTTACAAtgttctgcgcttttctgagaaataaattgtgcaattcttctttaacaacagtcaggcggatgccgatgaccgaaCAGGAGACCTCTGTCGATCCCTTTCTCGCAAACTcattagcaatttcatttccctctatgttcctatgtcctggaacccaattcagagaaatgttacccgcACAACCAAGCGATTCAATCTCCTTCTTGCAGAAGTTGATCAGTTGGGATCTGCaacatggcgtcgtcagagccctGATCCCTGCATGACTctcggaattaaaaaaatatattatatcccTCGCTCTCACGCTCCCTCAGCATTctgcatgcctgcaagatcgcaaagacttatgcctgaaaaacactagcagtacttggtagttttaaggaaatagataaattttctcatttagagaaaacccctccGACTCTTGATTCTATCTTGAAACAGTTAGTGGAGACAAAGGTACCAGCATCGGTACAGATCCTTCCCCCGGTTCATCCCATTAACTTCTCTAAGGCAAAACAGCGACGAGATCCAGaggtaatattaataaaaaagtgcgtgtagcgtagtacacataacataagtgaaactttcaaggcagacaaagaaggagagacccgagagagaatgagagagagagaatacaaatagagaaaatttattgtacaaaaaccagagaagggtcgaccggtgtaggtaaacgctggACACaagccgtggcaacaacgcgcactactccgagcgtttatcacccgcacaaacgcagtaattccaggaccgcagcaacggaacaaattaccgcaagtcaataccaataaatccgacgccggaatggatagctctttgtagtacgcacaagcactagccaggaaacggaaataagcgccaagaagtaggcaccaaaaataaacGCTAAGAAGTAGGCACCGAAAATAAACGCCAACAAAATTTGGACCAAAAAACgctccaaacagtaggcaccaaggaaatataacgccaaaaagtaagcaccaaaaatatatttcctacaagtttccaccaacaaaaacaagcgccaaaaagtaggcaatgTTATTTcttactagaaattagcaaccacaaggaaaaacttagGAAAAATATCGTAAAGTGTATCTGAGATATATATTAGGTATAtctctctctcttcttttcctctacgttatagcttttttctctctcgcggaacgaacgttgcatggccttgaaattttgctctccattctcgctcgtccatcgacgccgagagaagtttcacttcaaaagatAAAAAATCGATGACAAGAACTGGAAAATCGATGTGAAGATTGATACATCGACTGTACAAGTAAACaatcgataataaaaaatgaatcgGTATCAAGAATTATTCCCCGCTAATACAAGtaaacaattgaaaataatggtaataaaaaataaaaataattaataaatcgatatcaaaaattatatatcgATAAACAAccgacaataataataataataatagtgtaaaaaatcgataataagaaataataactCGATATCCAGAATTATACATCGATTATTTAAGTAATCAgttgataataataattataaagaaataaaaaatcgatgaTAAGAAACGATAAATCGGAAAAAATATCAGCAAAGTCATCGTGTATAGTAAAGCTGCATGAAATTGGAGTGCCATTGTCCTATAAAAAACCACATTTGTAAAAGTAATTATTTCCACAGTCTTTCATCATTTTTCCGTGGAATGCTGCTATTGGTTTTGGTGGAAGCGAAATAAGCCTATGAAAGTGTGGCAGCTGAAGTAGGAAAAATACTACTCACCCCTACTTTTTTTCAGGCCTTCATCTTATTTCGCACAAGAGTCTAATGAAGGCGCCAAAATACAATTTGGATACCCCAGCCCCAGAGCGGCAGCAGCAACAGCTTCACACCAAATGTGATAGCAAGGACAACATCAACACAACGcaatacaacaaccacaaattccatgaataatagaaaaataaaaaactgaaatctGCGATAATGCTATGAAAGGTGCTTGAAAACGAGCAAATAATGGAagaaaaaactacaaaagtaaaaagcaaaaaacttgTAAGTGTTGAAGATTGAGTTGGGAGAAAATAAAATCAGCGTTAGGTGTGTGGGTAGCGCGTTTTTCTATGTATGTTAAAGATCCCACACCGTTAcacttaaaaatatgttttagatgGTATTTTAGTTGGATTGTAAAAATACATAAGCGGAAAGTCACCACAACACCAGAGAGTGGGCTGCTAAGTTCATCAACTGCTGCTCCAGATTAATGCCAAATACGACACACAATTTCTCCCTGCAGAAAGAAGCTCAATGGAGTGTAAATGTAGGCAAACTGTTACCAATCAGGAAAGGCGAAAAAAGTCTTGTTTACAAAAACTGTTTATGTGTACTGACTGGAGGGCTGAAGCGGAGAAAAGTGCGGAAATTaaatccatttatttatgtgtTGAAACTCACTACAAAGGCCGCTTGCTTATGGCCTTTCATGGGGCAAGCCAATGAGCGCGGTCTCGTTAGTAGGTCAGAGATAAAATGAGATAAGAAATAATAGTTTTACACGACATCtcataagtacatacaaattTGAGTCATCTTGAAGTGGAATTAGTAACTTCAcggcaaaaaaatttcaagaatttcggTGCATTTCCGCTCTTAGAGAGTAGAAAGCGGTACTCTATTTTAGTACATCAACTTGGATCACTTGGATGCTAAAATTCAAGTATGCTCAAAAATTACCAGATATTACATCCGATAGACAATGATGAGTGTATCGAGGATGATGTGCCTTTCAGAGTTCTAAGACAGCAAATAGTTGCGCAACAACATTTCGAATTTAAAGAATTACTCAATTTAACTGCATTTCCACAGGTAAAAAACACAATCATTACAGTTACACGTGCACTTAacatgccataatttttttatttcagccaAACCTAAGTGTCAACGAACTAAGAATATGGACAGGAATAGATGACAATTACGCTAATGGTACTGAGGGCGTTATCGATGATGTTAATCAACCTGTTGAGGCATctgatgaggatgaggatgaggatgaggatggCGAAATAAACGGCGACAAGTGTACAATAGAGGCAGCTGAagccattaaaatttttgacaaagcaATCCATTGGACCGAACACAATACCAACTCGctctaaaaaatcatttttcttaacaatatcAGGGATATTGCAGtgaaaaaatcactggaagctaagaaaaaacaaattactatGTTGGACTTCtttaaataatatgtttttattatatgaaataaaCACACTCACTGCACTAACTATGTACCTCTACCTTACATACAAcagtattaataaaatataatacatgtaGTATTTCAATCTCAATTGAGGGGAAAGTCTGGGTTGAGGAGAATAGCCCTTACACGAATTAGTTCCCTCAGCTCCGAGTCTTCgctatatctgaacttaaaagtggggatatgaaaggacatttaaagatcttagaagacttcctacatagtcccattcttcatagggatgatatactatcacccaaaccaatactcttcaggaacttccaagttataattaatgaacgcacagactggagaactaattctatcactttcaaacctggttctcagctatggtttactgatgggtccaaattggaaaatggtagaacaggggcaggaatcaatgggcctaaattcaaaaaatcgatttcgatGGGATTCTAACctacaatattccaggcagaaatacataccattaaaatatgtgtgagagaatgccttagcaggaaaatgagaggtactcacatctacatacattcAGATAGCCAAACGGCTCTAAAAGCcattctatcaacaactatctcttctaaattggtaaatgattgcctgaACCTTCTCAATACGTTAGGAAACAttaacatagtaacactaggctgtattccgggacatgaaggacatgagggaaataaaatggctgatgaccttgcaaaacaaggagcaaataggcaacctactggtcctgagcctttctgtggactcacaaaaggccacattaatgaattccttaggaaatgggaagaaagaaaatttgccgcacactggctgaactgtgccggtcagcgtgaagccaaactattcctaagtcccaacaaaggaatatttgACAAGCCTCTCTCACTAAGCAgggtagatctgcgtcttttaacagaatatcttacaggtcactgcagcttgaggtatcatctaaataatattggtctatctgagaccaatgtctgccgcttttgcgaaatggacataaaaactcagaacatgtgctttgtgaatgtcctgcgttgggcagacagatacttcatcaccttggtggtatcgtagtatctctatgcaatttttggaacaacaaacctaaaattgtgctaaaatttttaaaaagcctaaaactctagggttacaaaaataggcttttcacaatagatcagctgtggtcgcagtgcgtaatggccttctaataataatagtaataatggTAGAAGAACTGCAATtggtagtagtagtagttgttgttgttgttgttgtagcagcttactttGCGACGCTGTACACCACTAGACATTTTTCGACAGACTATGTGGCATCAGTCAGCTCATAGATTGTTTGAAGAGGGCACGGCTTGATTTGCAAAACCCCGGCCTTACTTTCTTTATCTTCTCTTTTCACGGAATTCACCAAGAATATAAAGGGAGAAGTGTTGACAAAGCGTTTGACCTTGAGGATTTCAGTAAAGCTGCAAAATCCCATGAATACTAACAGAAACACagatttgaattttgatttgCTCATTCGAGCTATTTTAGTCCGCGGGGAAGCTGATCTTTTTTAGAGCTTAGATTGCTGCAGTATTTCAGGATCGAAAGTAAGGACTACGATGCGTTAACCTCTCCAAGAGTTTAGGCCATTTCAAATACTTTCGCGAGCTCACTGTTGTTCAAACGAGATAATTTTAGGCATCATTTCCAGCGAAATAAGAAGAGCAAATCTTATGCGAGGGAAAGTTAAGGTTAAACTGGTTAATATACAGAAGTGAGGGGCGCTGAATTTGAAAGAGCAGGAATGCTCTTTTATAGATCCATTCTTCTATAGGAATGCCAGTatagaataaattttataatggtttttcttcaatggctaaaatctttaaaaataaatcataaattcAATTATGTGACACGATTTCACTCTGTCATTACTTTTTTATTCCGGTTAATAAATCCTTGTTTTTTATCTCTTTCCCACGAACCATAACTCAGCAGTATtcttaaaggtggtggcactagaccaacaacaatgttttgtacgtttgattgtcatgaTAAAGTAGAAAATATAGAATGAATTTGCTTTGTTCTATTCTGACTGACAGCCACGAAGGAAAAGAAaacaatcagctgatttacctaCACCAACTTTAATAtcatagattcgccttggttggCACCTGTTTATAGGCAAAAATCTTattaaactcaaaaataaattatcaaacaTTACTTCTTTCATTTTCCATACTTCACTCAAccgattttgtaaaaaaactttcaaaacaagccaaaatatattgaatattaCACATCAAGCAGAAACCGTCTCAGCGCAAGAATATTGAGTATTTGAAACTGTAATTCGACTCCGCTTCACTGAAAATTTTGGCGGAAACCGTTGAACtgcataaactaaaataaatttcaagtacACTttgattaaaatacaaattaaaaacgattTATTTTGTACCCTATTGAAGCAGCTGACGGCATTAAAATGAAGCGCATCGGTGGAAAATCGCACAGCAATCCATCGTCGGCTGCAATGACATCCCAAACCTCCGAGTCTGAGTGCGATGCCACCTCGTCTGGGCCTTACGACGGCCACGCATCAAGCAATGGTGACTTCGAAGTGGCTCCAGATATGCTGGAAAAGATAAACGCGCTGCGCTTTCTACTAGAAACCGATCTTATTGCCTGTGACGCTAAGTGGACGCTCTTTGTGGCAGCGGCATTGAGTTACCGCTACGACACGCAGCTGAAACCCTTTCCGCCACGCTTTGTCTCCGATCAGAACGGCTTGGATATTGACGCGCTCATCTTGGTCATCAACGACACGCCCAAACTGCGTGTAGTGCTGCAGAATATTGTCGAGCAGAATTTCGACGAATTCGATGCGGACGTCTTGGATCTGTTGCATCATGTGTTGATTGTGCAACGCGAACCAATGTTGCACCTTGTGGACGATAGTGAGTTCGATGTAATTTTGAGTAACATGGGTCAAAGTGAGCAGTTGCCAAGGCCCACGCACATTTTCAAAGTCTGTCACATGCCAATCATACACGAAGCCATACAAGAGGAGCCGGCATTCATCGAAAATGAGCTGCCACCGAAATTGGCCTTTCACGGTAATCGCCTCGATTGCTTCTTTGCGATGTTGACACAGGCTGGCGGCGGTAAACAGCAGCCACCGAATACTGAGAATGCCGGCGATGAGGTGGACGCATCCATAAAATTGTCCACTGACTTAAATGTTGCCCTGCAAGATAGTCCAAACGGCGCAGGCTGGGGTGCATCAAGTTGCGGTTCGATGATTTCGTGCGTAGCGTTTTGCGAATTCGACAACTATCCGGAATTTGTGTTCATCGACAACGAAAGTTCGCTAATCGAGGTGCGCAAACCCGAATTGGTGCGCGTACGCCATTTACTTTTCTATGGCAGCCGGTTTCCGGACGATGATGAGCCGGAAGAAAAACATGTGTCCAGCTGGATTGGACGCAACAAATACTCGCTTTCGCTGGCTTGTTATATGTTGCTGCTCGCCTCGATTAGTATGGCCAACAGCGGCAGCGGTCAATACTGGAAGCAGATTGTAACCAAGAAGGCGCATATCTTTTTTGACTTTTGTAAACGCATTTTTGCAATGGACTAGTGCGAGTTGACGGCCGGCACAAGGAGAGGAAGCGCAGTGCGAATGTGCGTGTTAGAAGGACTTGTCACATAAGTTCTCGAGTgacattaaattttctatttaccTATTTTAcaagtgtgcatgtatgtgtttcgaatattttaaataacactaaaaatataaatgcttTCGCGCACAAATGTAAGGAAGTTAAATGAAAAGAGCGGTGAGCCCTAACtacttttgcataaaatttggaTAAATACTCgtcatagttttgttttttattgtcttcattttcaaaatgtgggatAGCGAAAACGATGaaaaactgttgttgttgttgttgttgttgtagcagcataaacattccccgtatatatacgaggaatgctgctgaagtgacagtctttggccggatataaattcgggtcgttcggTTACGTATAATCGACTTTCGTGGGACCGATGAAATACTGATTGATTTCATTGCAGTATAAATGGCGATGCACTAAACTAGGAAAAGCGCTATCCTCAGCACGATTCTTGAACAGCTCACATCTCTGCTCCAACGATATTTTGTATCTTTCCAAGATTCGTCCAGGCTAATATCTTCAAAGCAGCCGTCACCTACACTCGCCTCTGGCGATATCACACGGCCGTTACTTTACGCTACCGCTTCGTGATCAGAAGATTGTGTGATCCATAAACTATACACACAGTTCTCTGAAGAAATTTCTTACAAACACAAATACCTGCACAAAAAGTGTGCTGAAGTGTAATAGAAAAACTTACTGCGCATTCGACAGGAAACTGGCAGAGTTCTGAGCAAAAGAGggcaatacaaattttcattttgtgcAAACAGAATTAAAGTCTAATAAATTTAGGATCTCACTGTCTGCTAAAATTATCCCTATGCACACATAATTTCCCTTAACTCAGTTCGGAGCGCAAAGGCAGTTCAGGTATCAGTAATCAGTTTATTTCGAAAAGATGCGGGGATAAGCTTAGGTTTGCTAGTCTAATGGTGGGACTGCTACCTTTAATAGCATATAGCTACTACTTAGTCTATGGACATGCCActgatgcatgtttatatagCAAGCCGCTTCATGCACGACAGACGGCCACTGTAGCCGCCACTAGCCTGTAGACGGATGCTACATTCAGCCTTGCGGCAGAATTGTTATGTGATTGT
The sequence above is drawn from the Anastrepha obliqua isolate idAnaObli1 chromosome 4, idAnaObli1_1.0, whole genome shotgun sequence genome and encodes:
- the LOC129244843 gene encoding protein mono-ADP-ribosyltransferase Parp16, producing the protein MKRIGGKSHSNPSSAAMTSQTSESECDATSSGPYDGHASSNGDFEVAPDMLEKINALRFLLETDLIACDAKWTLFVAAALSYRYDTQLKPFPPRFVSDQNGLDIDALILVINDTPKLRVVLQNIVEQNFDEFDADVLDLLHHVLIVQREPMLHLVDDSEFDVILSNMGQSEQLPRPTHIFKVCHMPIIHEAIQEEPAFIENELPPKLAFHGNRLDCFFAMLTQAGGGKQQPPNTENAGDEVDASIKLSTDLNVALQDSPNGAGWGASSCGSMISCVAFCEFDNYPEFVFIDNESSLIEVRKPELVRVRHLLFYGSRFPDDDEPEEKHVSSWIGRNKYSLSLACYMLLLASISMANSGSGQYWKQIVTKKAHIFFDFCKRIFAMD